A window from Salvia miltiorrhiza cultivar Shanhuang (shh) chromosome 2, IMPLAD_Smil_shh, whole genome shotgun sequence encodes these proteins:
- the LOC131012636 gene encoding protein VASCULATURE COMPLEXITY AND CONNECTIVITY-like, translating to MKTKILGISACILIVVLDVIAMVLAMKAKEAQNHVKHMRMWIFECKGRSHDAFVLGVAAAVLLSAAHILVNLLGLLGATGRDESQKPSPPSKKFSKAFFLLIWIFYVVGVTMLVIGTRSNEKKGISCGFTYHNFLPKGGILCVVHAILSLAYYVTSSAPLYTST from the exons ATGAAGACAAAAATCTTGGGTATTTCTGCATGTATTTTGATCGTGGTATTGGATGTCATTGCGATGGTTCTTGCAATGAAGGCTAAGGAAGCTCAAAaccat GTGAAGCATATGAGGATGTGGATATTCGAGTGTAAAGGGCGAAGCCACGATGCGTTCGTGTTAGGCGTGGCTGCGGCCGTGCTTCTTAGCGCGGCTCATATTCTTGTGAATTTGCTAGGGTTGTTGGGCGCCACCGGGCGAGATGAGTCGCAGAAACCTTCACCGCCGAGCAAGAAGTTCTCCAAGGCGTTCTTTCTTTTGATATG gATCTTCTATGTGGTTGGTGTGACAATGTTGGTGATTGGGACaagatcaaatgaaaagaaaggaaTATCATGTGGCTTCACATACCACAACTTTCTACCCAAAGGAGGCATTCTCTGCGTGGTTCATGCCATCTTATCTCTTGCATATTATGTTACTTCTTCTGCTCCCCTCTACACGTCCACTTAA
- the LOC131012637 gene encoding pentatricopeptide repeat-containing protein At1g12620-like: MMARRAVVSAIDLIHRRGFLNRWSQHQSGILSPMFSLFSSEAFQPKRSRIDFSCVKEVDDVIQLFQKIKSMRQEPSVLLYNKLMSVSVTIEQYSFALDVFDEMLRMGVPVNNYTMSIAVNCCCLLKDIYSAFSIMGFFLKRGHEPNVVTFSTLIKGLFLVNKEAEAVKLFEKILDLKLCEPDGIMILHVIDGLCKNGQVIEAHDWLHRLESSGWSPNHYTYSALIDGFCKGGMVDNAFKVLTKMVGKGILPNVVTYSSMINAYCKEEKMEAAENMLEIMMQQNICPDVFTYSSLIEGLCLKGEIGRAKQLLESMVERGLKPDIVNYSTLLNGYCKKGSVDEAWLIFLEIRDKGLEHNVQTYSTLLDGLLKRGMVDEALLLLSEMVEKGISPNVVTCSILIDGYCSLGEMVRARQLFDSMPKRGIKHNIFTYCILIKGYCKAGNLDEGWRFFDEISRVGLKHSTVSYTTMMHGLICLSSFSDGWKLFQDMEAQNLHPNLYTYTILLDGLCRIRRINEALTFFRLMEAKGMNPDIVLYSVLINGLCRDQRLDEAIRLFNHLPSKGLNPDVQIYNVMLNSLYKEGREGEARRLMEEMDRSGCAPNRVTFNIIVWNLVKSKKVHAAIPFLEEMCRRGFVVNSVIIYALRDELRIREGKDEKLQEIVEKVCAQN; encoded by the coding sequence ATGATGGCCAGAAGAGCTGTTGTTTCTGCAATTGATCTCATTCATCGAAGAGGATTTCTCAATCGATGGTCACAGCATCAATCGGGTATTCTCTCTCCTatgttctctctcttctcttccgaGGCTTTTCAACCTAAGCGGTCTAGAATCGATTTCAGTTGTGTTAAAGAAGTAGACGATGTTAttcaattgtttcaaaaaataaagagtATGCGGCAAGAGCCTTCTGTTCTCCTGTATAACAAACTCATGAGTGTTAGTGTAACGATTGAGCAGTACTCTTTTGCCCTTGATgtgttcgatgaaatgcttAGGATGGGTGTCCCAGTTAATAATTACACAATGAGTATTGCTGTCAACTGTTGTTGTCTCTTGAAAGATATATATTCTGCTTTTTCTATAATGGGATTCTTTCTCAAGAGAGGTCACGAACCAAATGTCGTGACTTTCAGCACTCTTATAAAAGGGTTATTCTTAGTTAATAAGGAGGCTGAAGCCGTGAAACTGTTCGAAAAGATTTTGGATTTAAAACTTTGCGAGCCAGATGGTATTATGATTCTGCACGTGATTGATGGGCTGTGCAAAAATGGACAGGTCATTGAAGCCCATGATTGGCTTCATAGATTAGAAAGTAGTGGGTGGAGTCCCAACCATTACACTTATAGTGCACTAATTGATGGATTTTGCAAGGGCGGAATGGTGGACAATGCCTTCAAGGTTCTAACCAAAATGGTTGGGAAGGGTATTTTACCTAATGTGGTCACTTATAGTTCCATGATTAATGCATACTGTAAGGAAGAAAAGATGGAAGCGGCTGAAAATATGTTGGAAATAATGATGCAACAAAATATTTGTCCGGATGTCTTCACTTATTCTTCGCTTATTGAAGGGCTCTGCTTGAAGGGTGAAATTGGAAGAGCGAAACAGTTACTTGAGTCCATGGTAGAGAGAGGCCTTAAACCCGATATTGTTAACTATAGCACCTTGCTAAATGGATATTGTAAGAAGGGAAGCGTGGATGAAGCTTGGcttatttttcttgaaattcgCGATAAAGGTCTCGAGCATAATGTGCAAACTTATAGTACATTATTGGATGGGTTGTTGAAGCGTGGGATGGTTGATGAAGCTCTGCTTCTGCTGTCCGAGATGGTGGAGAAGGGTATCTCGCCTAATGTTGTCACATGCAGCATATTGATAGATGGATATTGCTCGCTTGGCGAGATGGTTAGAGCTAGACAGCTCTTCGATTCAATGCCAAAGAGGGGAATCAAGCACAATATATTCACCTATTGTATCTTGATTAAGGGATACTGCAAGGCGGGAAACCTTGATGAAGGGTGGCGTTTCTTCGATGAAATCTCGCGTGTAGGTCTCAAACACTCGACCGTGTCATACACCACGATGATGCATGGGCTAATATGCCTAAGTAGTTTTTCAGATGGGTGGAAGCTTTTCCAAGATATGGAAGCTCAGAATCTACATCCGAATCTCTACACCTACACCATCTTATTGGACGGCTTGTGTAGGATCCGTCGGATTAATGAGGCGTTGACATTTTTTAGGTTGATGGAGGCGAAAGGCATGAATCCTGATATAGTTTTGTACAGTGTTCTGATCAACGGCTTGTGCAGGGACCAAAGACTTGATGAAGCTATAAGGCTCTTCAACCATCTCCCTTCCAAGGGCTTAAATCCGGACGTACAAATCTACAACGTTATGCTCAACTCCCTCTACAAAGAAGGGCGCGAAGGGGAGGCTAGGAGGTTGATGGAGGAGATGGATAGGAGCGGCTGCGCGCCTAATCGCGTGACGTTCAATATTATTGTGTGGAATCTGGTAAAGAGCAAAAAGGTGCATGCGGCGATTCCTTTCTTGGAGGAAATGTGCAGGAGAGGATTCGTGGTTAATTCCGTGATCATTTATGCTTTGCGTGATGAACTAAGAATTAGAGAAGGTAAAGATGAGAAATTGCAAGAGATTGTTGAGAAAGTTTGTGCTCAAAATTGA